From one Acinonyx jubatus isolate Ajub_Pintada_27869175 chromosome B1, VMU_Ajub_asm_v1.0, whole genome shotgun sequence genomic stretch:
- the TM2D2 gene encoding TM2 domain-containing protein 2, whose protein sequence is MVLGGCPVSYLLLCGQAALLLGNLLLLHCVSRSHSHNATAEPELTSAGAAHPEGSAGAPSWEYGDPQSPVILCSYLPDEFIECDDPVDHVGNATASQELGYGCLKFGGQAYSDVEHTSVQCRALDGIECASPRTFLRENKPCIKYTGHYFITTLLYSFFLGCFGVDRFCLGHTGTAVGKLLTLGGLGIWWFVDLILLITGGLMPSDGSNWCTVY, encoded by the exons ATGGTGCTGGGTGGTTGCCCGGTGAGTTACTTACTTCTGTGCGGCCAGGCGGCTTTGCTGCTGGGGAATCTACTTCTGCTTCACTGTGTCTCTCGGAGCCACTCACACAACGCTACCGCCGAGCCCGAGCTCACATCCGCTGGCGCCGCCCACCCAGAGGGCTCCGCCGGCGCTCCGAGCTGGGAATATGGCGACCCCCAGTCTCCAGTCATCCTTTGCTCTTACCT ACCTGATGAATTTATAGAATGTGACGACCCAGTGGATCATGTTGGAAATGCAACTGCATCCCAGGAACTCGGTTATGGTTGTCTCAAg TTTGGTGGTCAGGCCTACAGTGACGTGGAACACACTTCAGTCCAGTGCCGGGCCCTAGATGGGATTGAATGTGCCAGTCCTAGGACTTTCCTACGAGAGAATAAACCTTGTATAAA ATATACTGGACACTACTTCATAACCACTTTACTGTACTCTTTCTTCCTGGGATGTTTTGGAGTGGATCGTTTCTGTCTGGGACACACTGGCACAGCAGTAGGGAAGCTGTTGACACTTGGGGGACTTGGGATTTGGTGGTTTGTTGACCTTATTTTGCTTATTACTGGAGGGCTGATGCCAAGTGATGGCAGCAATTGGTGCACTGTTTACTAA